TGGTCTTTTTAAATTAGCAACTAGTTCTTCTAAGGTTACAAAAACACTTAAATTCTGTTCTGGATTTTCTTCTGCTGCTGCAATAGCTTTGCTTGTAGTTCTATTGTAGATTGCTACTTTATAATCATTATCTGCAATGTTTAAGGCTAAATTTTTACCCATAACAGCCATGCCCAAGACTGCTATATCACATAAATTATTACTCATATTAATCCTCCCATATACTCAATTAAAGTTTATCACTTATTTTAGATATTAGCATTTATTATGCTATACTTGCTTTCAAGATATTTAAACAAACTTCAACAATTATGTTTCCTAATTAAAATTTGTTTATTGCAAAGGAGATTGCGTTTTGTATAAGAGAGATGTTTCAGATGATAATATTCTTAATTTAAATGAATATATTGAGAAATTAAAAGAAAATGAGATTGGTGTGGATTTTGTTCCAGCACCATCATTACAAGAAAAATCGGAAAATATTGAGATTGCTTATGTTACCTATGATTCAAGAGAGATTGTGGAAAACAGTTTATTTATTTGTAAAGGTAATAACTTTAAGGTGGAATACCTTGAACAAGCAAAAGCAAAAGGTGCTGTTGCGTACTTAGCAGACAAAGACTACGGAGTAGATTTGCCTCTAATTAAGGTTGATAATTTGCGTAGAAGTATTGCAGTTTGCGTATCAACTTATTTTTCTAATCCAGAGAAAAAATTGAATTTCATTGGCGTAACAGGAACAAAAGGTAAAAGTACTACAGTTAGTTTGATTTTTGAAATGCTTAAAGCTCAAGCGGAGGCTGAGGGGAAAGTTAAACCAGGTTTGATTTCTAGTTTAGGCAATTTTGATGGTGTAAACCATTTCGATTCTAATCTTACGACTCCAGAGCCTATGGAAATGTTTTATTTGTTGTACCGTGCCGTGCAAAATAATGTGAAGAATATGGTAATTGAAGTTTCATCTCAAGCTCTTAAATACGACAGAGTATATGGAATGCACTTTGAGATAGGAGTGTTTACAAATATAGCTCCTGATCATATTTCTGACGTAGAACATCCTAACTTTGAAGATTATTTACAATCTAAATTGAAATTGTTAGAACGCAGTGATATTGCAGTTCTTAATGAATCCAGTGATTATTTAGACGAGCAAAGAGAAGCTGCTAGAAATGCTCAGGAAATATTTGAAATTGCTACAGAGCTAAATGAAAAAACAAAAAGTAATGCTAGTGATTTCGAAGTGTACATAAGAGATATTGAATTAGAGCAAATAGGTATGGATTTCACAGCAATACTTAAAAATAGCAATAGAGAATTTAGATTAAATAC
Above is a window of Fastidiosipila sanguinis DNA encoding:
- a CDS encoding Mur ligase family protein, which gives rise to MYKRDVSDDNILNLNEYIEKLKENEIGVDFVPAPSLQEKSENIEIAYVTYDSREIVENSLFICKGNNFKVEYLEQAKAKGAVAYLADKDYGVDLPLIKVDNLRRSIAVCVSTYFSNPEKKLNFIGVTGTKGKSTTVSLIFEMLKAQAEAEGKVKPGLISSLGNFDGVNHFDSNLTTPEPMEMFYLLYRAVQNNVKNMVIEVSSQALKYDRVYGMHFEIGVFTNIAPDHISDVEHPNFEDYLQSKLKLLERSDIAVLNESSDYLDEQREAARNAQEIFEIATELNEKTKSNASDFEVYIRDIELEQIGMDFTAILKNSNREFRLNTKLEGIFNLENIAQALVVAELMNVDESSIKKGLALVQMRDRTIDVKSENDNDNVIFHIDAAHNGISFEAVFDHIKHKYPEYKRVAVFGTVGNKAENRREGMALACNGRVDEVYITRDDNDFESLDNIFDEIVIHLDPDLPVTRIDERTEAIQSAFNNAMKLWENKGIKSCIILLGKGSENYMKINGVKLPYEGDEFYARKAIENYK